In Lineus longissimus chromosome 9, tnLinLong1.2, whole genome shotgun sequence, one genomic interval encodes:
- the LOC135493270 gene encoding tudor domain-containing protein 3-like isoform X1, translating into MADVELVRLGWHLSASGYRTCSDEGKKSVQETIKVALDLDLRETGEKSLPEGINKGRIDSVSGPCVLQIQKLRNVAAPKDNEESNTAPKLFKLSLTDGQSNCNAVLTDPVDSLNLNTSPGTKIKLLGLIDVKHGFLLLSNTNTKVLGGQVEQMHHNWELKRSLAKHTRVAVATVEEGGPPPFIPLGKRDRNDRTTVNRRDGFKSLDLNKEEKKKEENEEFAMQRQATIAEALRGKEGRKTFGGGQKKPQDKDVAKLVEMGFAAEKASSALRQSSGNVAEAINVLTTGRMEYPDSRDSRPSVMRGPSRVGSRAEKDERPGFDRDRDRDERPRGRGRGRGRDDDEEGYGAPPSKPSAPATLFDFLETKITTKDDTKGAKASASQSQGKTTSSSEYASSRSSQYTANSNSGQTFFQKRMENLPPRFQKQQQKGQYADSYNDSQYSNRSNQGNRGRPNYESHEDSYRGRGRDSRNNDTDYGKQGRNDRMKPGAASASSRDYAGGNRRPNQSAENSQRSNYDSERQNRNRGERFQDNRGQDYRGQGHRSDRSKGQDYDSRSRDQGSRGQYYNNRSGNDARHSGNGDGYRGQEYNRGGRQHSQNYNNRSKDSESNDRSQPQNYKSQDYQNKSQPKEQGRRSQEQSYDDKSMTYDQNGQTNYYEQETSTSAAPQAIPVQSLEQAVTYSTSNGADTRLAEYSTYVPQSNHYNGQYNQGWEDGASQMNHNHVQHVEYYQDHSQPYPRKWKVGDYCLAQYWEDKEFYRATIVGVSDNVETCVVTFTDYGNTEEVLLAEIKMIPKALLADPPPIHNQFIPQVVPIHAANFSIPPPPITMIQYAGQMPPTLEFRRADLSYEKRTQKPSQQLYQPPPARIN; encoded by the exons ATGGCCGACGTTGAACTTGTGAGACTGGGATG GCACCTTTCGGCCTCGGGGTATCGAACATGCTCAGATGAAGGCAAGAAGAGTGTGCAAGAAACAATTAAGGTGGCCCTTGAT TTGGATCTGCGCGAGACAGGAGAGAAGAGCCTCCCAGAAGGAATCAACAAGGGAAGGATCGACTCCGTCAGCGGGCCCTGCGTTCTACAGATCCAGAAGCTACGAAATGTCGCTGCGCCCAAGGATAATGAAGAATCTAATACTGCTCCTAAACTATTCAAACTGTCCCTGACCGATGGTCAGTCCAATTGTAACGCTGTCCTGACTGATCCTGTGGATAGTCTCAA CTTAAACACATCTCCAGGGACCAAGATCAAACTGCTAGGCCTGATAGACGTCAAACATGGCTTCTTACTGCTGAGCAATACCAACACTAAAGTCCTTGGTGGCCAGGTTGAACAGATGCACCACAACTGGGAGTTGAAAAGG TCTCTTGCCAAACACACTCGTGTTGCCGTTGCAACCGTTGAAGAGGGTGGCCCACCACCATTTATACCGTTGGGTAAAAGGGACCGTAACGACAGAACAACCGTCAACCGGCGAGATGGCTTCAAATCTTTGGATCTCAACAAAGAGGAGAAGAAAAAGGAGGAAAATGAAGAATTTGCTATGCAGCGGCAGGCAACGATTGCTGAGGCCTTGAGAGGCAAAGAAGGAAGGAAGACATTTGGTGGAGGACAAAAAAAG CCTCAGGACAAAGATGTCGCCAAGCTTGTTGAGATGGGGTTCGCAGCAGAGAAGGCTTCATCTGCCCTTCGACAGTCGAGTGGAAATGTCGCCGAGGCTATCAATGTGCTGACTACTGGTCGAATGGAATACCCGGACAGTCGTGACAGCCGTCCCAGTGTCATGAGAGGGCCGTCAAGGGTAGGATCCCGTGCTGAAAAAG ATGAACGGCCAGGATTTGATCGCGATCGTGACCGTGATGAGCGACCTCGAGGTCGGGGCCGTGGTCGCGGGCGGGATGATGACGAAGAAGGATACGGCGCCCCACCAAGCAAGCCCTCAGCCCCTGCCACCCTATTCGATTTCTTAGAAACAAAAATAACCACAAAAGATG ACACTAAGGGAGCGAAAGCATCCGCCAGTCAATCTCAGGGAAAGACCACCTCCTCATCAGAATATGCGTCAAGCCGTTCAAGTCAATACACTGCTAATTCAAATTCTGGCCAAACGTTCTTTCAAAAGCGCATGGAAAACTTGCCACCAAGgtttcaaaaacaacaacaaaagggACAATATGCCGACAGCTATAACGATTCACAGTATTCTAATCGGTCGAATCAGGGAAATCGTGGACGGCCAAATTACGAATCTCATGAGGACTCGTACCGCGGCCGCGGGAGAGATTCGCGTAATAACGATACTGACTATGGAAAACAGGGACGCAATGATCGTATGAAACCGGGTGCGGCGTCTGCCTCCAGTAGAGACTATGCGGGGGGAAATAGACGGCCAAATCAAAGTGCTGAGAACTCGCAGAGATCGAATTATGACTCTGAGCGACAAAACCGGAACCGGGGTGAGCGGTTCCAGGATAACAGAGGTCAGGACTATCGGGGTCAAGGTCACAGGTCTGATAGGTCAAAAGGTCAGGACTATGATTCAAGGTCAAGGGACCAGGGGTCACGAGGTCAATATTACAATAATAGATCGGGTAATGATGCCAGGCATTCTGGGAATGGCGATGGGTATAGGGGTCAGGAATACAATCGCGGAGGCAGGCAACATAGTCAAAATTATAATAATAGGTCAAAGGACTCTGAAAGCAATGATAGGTCACAACCTCAGAATTATAAAAGCCAAGATTATCAAAATAAAAGTCAACCTAAAGAGCAAGGCAGACGATCACAGGAACAATCGTATGATGATAAGTCCATGACGTATGACCAAAATGGTCAGACTAACTATTATGAGCAGGAAACGTCAACGTCGGCCGCCCCGCAGGCCATACCTGTTCAGAGTCTCGAGCAGGCAGTGACTTATTCCACAAGTAATGGTGCTGATACACGACTTGCCGAATATTCGACGTATGTTCCGCAGTCCAACCATTATAACGGCCAGTATAACCAAGGATGGGAGGATGGCGCATCGCAGATGAATCACAATCACGTCCAGCATGTCGAATATTATCAG GATCACTCGCAACCTTACCCAAGAAAGTGGAAAGTTGGCGACTATTGTTTGGCTCAGTACTGGGAAGACAAAGAG TTTTATCGGGCTACAATCGTTGGTGTAAGTGACAATGTCGAAACCTGCGTGGTCACATTCACTGACTATGGCAACACAGAAGAAGTTCTCCTCGCTGAAATCAAGATGATACCCAAGGCTCTGCTG GCCGATCCGCCCCCAATACACAACCAGTTCATACCGCAGGTTGTACCAATCCATGCTGCAAACTTTTCTATACCACCTCCACCCATTACTATGATTCAGTACGCAGGACAAATGCCGCCGACATTGGAATTCAGACGCGCCGATCTTAGCTACGAAAAACGAACACAGAAACCAAGTCAGCAACTGTACCAGCCGCCGCCCGCCAGGATCAATTGA
- the LOC135493270 gene encoding tudor domain-containing protein 3-like isoform X2, producing MADVELVRLGWHLSASGYRTCSDEGKKSVQETIKVALDLDLRETGEKSLPEGINKGRIDSVSGPCVLQIQKLRNVAAPKDNEESNTAPKLFKLSLTDGQSNCNAVLTDPVDSLNLNTSPGTKIKLLGLIDVKHGFLLLSNTNTKVLGGQVEQMHHNWELKRSLAKHTRVAVATVEEGGPPPFIPLGKRDRNDRTTVNRRDGFKSLDLNKEEKKKEENEEFAMQRQATIAEALRGKEGRKTFGGGQKKPQDKDVAKLVEMGFAAEKASSALRQSSGNVAEAINVLTTGRMEYPDSRDSRPSVMRGPSRVGSRAEKDERPGFDRDRDRDERPRGRGRGRGRDDDEEGYGAPPSKPSAPATLFDFLETKITTKDDTKGAKASASQSQGKTTSSSEYASSRSSQYTANSNSGQTFFQKRMENLPPRFQKQQQKGQYADSYNDSQYSNRSNQGNRGRPNYESHEDSYRGRGRDSRNNDTDYGKQGRNDRMKPGAASASSRDYAGGNRRPNQSAENSQRSNYDSERQNRNRGERFQDNRGQDYRGQGHRSDRSKGQDYDSRSRDQGSRGQYYNNRSGNDARHSGNGDGYRGQEYNRGGRQHSQNYNNRSKDSESNDRSQPQNYKSQDYQNKSQPKEQGRRSQEQSYDDKSMTYDQNGQTNYYEQETSTSAAPQAIPVQSLEQAVTYSTSNGADTRLAEYSTYVPQSNHYNGQYNQGWEDGASQMNHNHVQHVEYYQDHSQPYPRKWKVGDYCLAQYWEDKEFYRATIVGVSDNVETCVVTFTDYGNTEEVLLAEIKMIPKALLAELTSQQAVQYPPQPQYVQQMPLSFKAIDFSVPPPPLPAEMYTNQMQGPVEYRRGGQGHQYQQGYQKTT from the exons ATGGCCGACGTTGAACTTGTGAGACTGGGATG GCACCTTTCGGCCTCGGGGTATCGAACATGCTCAGATGAAGGCAAGAAGAGTGTGCAAGAAACAATTAAGGTGGCCCTTGAT TTGGATCTGCGCGAGACAGGAGAGAAGAGCCTCCCAGAAGGAATCAACAAGGGAAGGATCGACTCCGTCAGCGGGCCCTGCGTTCTACAGATCCAGAAGCTACGAAATGTCGCTGCGCCCAAGGATAATGAAGAATCTAATACTGCTCCTAAACTATTCAAACTGTCCCTGACCGATGGTCAGTCCAATTGTAACGCTGTCCTGACTGATCCTGTGGATAGTCTCAA CTTAAACACATCTCCAGGGACCAAGATCAAACTGCTAGGCCTGATAGACGTCAAACATGGCTTCTTACTGCTGAGCAATACCAACACTAAAGTCCTTGGTGGCCAGGTTGAACAGATGCACCACAACTGGGAGTTGAAAAGG TCTCTTGCCAAACACACTCGTGTTGCCGTTGCAACCGTTGAAGAGGGTGGCCCACCACCATTTATACCGTTGGGTAAAAGGGACCGTAACGACAGAACAACCGTCAACCGGCGAGATGGCTTCAAATCTTTGGATCTCAACAAAGAGGAGAAGAAAAAGGAGGAAAATGAAGAATTTGCTATGCAGCGGCAGGCAACGATTGCTGAGGCCTTGAGAGGCAAAGAAGGAAGGAAGACATTTGGTGGAGGACAAAAAAAG CCTCAGGACAAAGATGTCGCCAAGCTTGTTGAGATGGGGTTCGCAGCAGAGAAGGCTTCATCTGCCCTTCGACAGTCGAGTGGAAATGTCGCCGAGGCTATCAATGTGCTGACTACTGGTCGAATGGAATACCCGGACAGTCGTGACAGCCGTCCCAGTGTCATGAGAGGGCCGTCAAGGGTAGGATCCCGTGCTGAAAAAG ATGAACGGCCAGGATTTGATCGCGATCGTGACCGTGATGAGCGACCTCGAGGTCGGGGCCGTGGTCGCGGGCGGGATGATGACGAAGAAGGATACGGCGCCCCACCAAGCAAGCCCTCAGCCCCTGCCACCCTATTCGATTTCTTAGAAACAAAAATAACCACAAAAGATG ACACTAAGGGAGCGAAAGCATCCGCCAGTCAATCTCAGGGAAAGACCACCTCCTCATCAGAATATGCGTCAAGCCGTTCAAGTCAATACACTGCTAATTCAAATTCTGGCCAAACGTTCTTTCAAAAGCGCATGGAAAACTTGCCACCAAGgtttcaaaaacaacaacaaaagggACAATATGCCGACAGCTATAACGATTCACAGTATTCTAATCGGTCGAATCAGGGAAATCGTGGACGGCCAAATTACGAATCTCATGAGGACTCGTACCGCGGCCGCGGGAGAGATTCGCGTAATAACGATACTGACTATGGAAAACAGGGACGCAATGATCGTATGAAACCGGGTGCGGCGTCTGCCTCCAGTAGAGACTATGCGGGGGGAAATAGACGGCCAAATCAAAGTGCTGAGAACTCGCAGAGATCGAATTATGACTCTGAGCGACAAAACCGGAACCGGGGTGAGCGGTTCCAGGATAACAGAGGTCAGGACTATCGGGGTCAAGGTCACAGGTCTGATAGGTCAAAAGGTCAGGACTATGATTCAAGGTCAAGGGACCAGGGGTCACGAGGTCAATATTACAATAATAGATCGGGTAATGATGCCAGGCATTCTGGGAATGGCGATGGGTATAGGGGTCAGGAATACAATCGCGGAGGCAGGCAACATAGTCAAAATTATAATAATAGGTCAAAGGACTCTGAAAGCAATGATAGGTCACAACCTCAGAATTATAAAAGCCAAGATTATCAAAATAAAAGTCAACCTAAAGAGCAAGGCAGACGATCACAGGAACAATCGTATGATGATAAGTCCATGACGTATGACCAAAATGGTCAGACTAACTATTATGAGCAGGAAACGTCAACGTCGGCCGCCCCGCAGGCCATACCTGTTCAGAGTCTCGAGCAGGCAGTGACTTATTCCACAAGTAATGGTGCTGATACACGACTTGCCGAATATTCGACGTATGTTCCGCAGTCCAACCATTATAACGGCCAGTATAACCAAGGATGGGAGGATGGCGCATCGCAGATGAATCACAATCACGTCCAGCATGTCGAATATTATCAG GATCACTCGCAACCTTACCCAAGAAAGTGGAAAGTTGGCGACTATTGTTTGGCTCAGTACTGGGAAGACAAAGAG TTTTATCGGGCTACAATCGTTGGTGTAAGTGACAATGTCGAAACCTGCGTGGTCACATTCACTGACTATGGCAACACAGAAGAAGTTCTCCTCGCTGAAATCAAGATGATACCCAAGGCTCTGCTG GCAGAACTCACTTCACAGCAGGCCGTCCAGTACCCTCCGCAGCCGCAGTACGTCCAGCAGATGCCACTCTCATTCAAGGCAATAGATTTCAGCGTGCCTCCACCACCTTTACCAGCCGAGATGTACACGAATCAAATGCAAGGTCCAGTGGAGTACAGACGTGGTGGGCAAGGACACCAATACCAGCAAGGGTACCAGAAGACGACGTAA